Proteins found in one Maridesulfovibrio sp. genomic segment:
- a CDS encoding thiamine pyrophosphate-dependent dehydrogenase E1 component subunit alpha: MALSKKTLTQMYETMNRIRLFELKLQELFAAGEIPGFVHLYLGEEAVATGACSVLTDTDMISSTHRGHGHLLAKGGDVKLMMAEIFGRQTGYCKGKGGSMHIADLDLGILGANGIVGGGGPLAVGAALAAKYKKTDNVALCFFGDGASNQGTTQEALNMASAWKLPLVFVNENNGYGISCPQCKSMAVVDIADRAAAYDMPGVVVDGNDVLAVQEAISEAVKRARKGEGPSLVECKTYRWRGHFEGDACTYRCDEELKDWMTKDPIPRFEAKLIESKTLTQSELDKIKARIGKEIDEAVAFAKESPMPQSSALMEDVYA; encoded by the coding sequence ATGGCTCTCAGCAAGAAGACATTGACTCAAATGTACGAAACCATGAACAGGATCAGACTGTTCGAGCTGAAGCTGCAGGAACTCTTCGCTGCCGGCGAAATTCCGGGCTTCGTTCACCTTTACCTCGGAGAGGAAGCAGTCGCTACCGGAGCATGCTCCGTACTCACCGATACCGATATGATTTCCAGTACCCACCGCGGCCATGGACATCTTCTGGCTAAAGGCGGGGATGTGAAGCTGATGATGGCTGAAATTTTCGGCAGGCAGACCGGCTATTGCAAAGGCAAAGGCGGTTCCATGCACATTGCCGACCTTGATCTCGGAATTCTGGGTGCAAACGGAATCGTCGGTGGAGGCGGCCCTCTTGCTGTCGGAGCTGCTTTGGCTGCCAAGTACAAGAAAACCGACAACGTTGCCCTGTGCTTTTTCGGAGACGGTGCTTCCAATCAGGGCACCACTCAGGAGGCGCTAAACATGGCCAGTGCCTGGAAACTTCCTTTGGTCTTCGTAAACGAAAATAACGGCTACGGCATCTCCTGCCCGCAGTGCAAGTCTATGGCAGTTGTAGATATTGCCGACCGTGCCGCTGCCTATGATATGCCCGGCGTTGTTGTTGACGGCAACGATGTACTTGCCGTTCAGGAAGCTATTTCCGAAGCGGTCAAACGCGCTCGTAAGGGTGAAGGTCCTTCCCTTGTCGAATGCAAAACCTATCGCTGGCGCGGCCATTTCGAAGGTGATGCGTGTACTTACCGTTGCGACGAAGAGCTGAAGGATTGGATGACCAAAGATCCTATTCCCCGTTTTGAAGCCAAACTGATTGAAAGCAAGACCCTCACCCAGAGCGAATTGGATAAGATCAAAGCACGCATCGGCAAGGAAATTGATGAGGCAGTAGCATTTGCCAAAGAAAGTCCCATGCCGCAGAGCAGCGCTCTGATGGAAGATGTATACGCTTAA